One region of bacterium (Candidatus Blackallbacteria) CG13_big_fil_rev_8_21_14_2_50_49_14 genomic DNA includes:
- a CDS encoding bleomycin resistance protein has product MQNPASPIQTISLTHIALRAASPSQSAAFYTRYCNLKILHRRMDQEMGEDVEVIWLGNPDRLPGFVLVLMQNQPESCPKGSFHHLGFEVASKDDVDHLAKIAQSEGILALPPQDAGPVVGYICALKDPDQNLVEISYGQMIMLRREAHA; this is encoded by the coding sequence ATGCAAAATCCAGCCAGCCCCATTCAGACAATTTCTCTAACACATATTGCACTTCGCGCGGCCTCACCCTCCCAAAGCGCTGCATTTTATACCCGTTATTGCAATCTCAAAATTTTACACCGACGGATGGATCAGGAAATGGGTGAAGATGTAGAGGTGATTTGGCTGGGAAATCCCGATCGTCTACCGGGTTTTGTCTTGGTTCTGATGCAAAATCAACCTGAGAGCTGTCCCAAAGGGAGTTTTCATCACCTCGGATTTGAAGTAGCCAGCAAAGATGATGTCGATCATTTGGCAAAAATCGCACAGTCTGAGGGTATTCTGGCCCTGCCACCCCAAGATGCAGGCCCAGTGGTAGGATATATCTGCGCACTGAAAGATCCCGATCAAAATCTGGTAGAAATCAGTTATGGCCAGATGATTATGCTTCGCAGAGAAGCCCATGCCTAG